Proteins found in one Haloferax litoreum genomic segment:
- a CDS encoding M24 family metallopeptidase: MPSGPRGGSAIDAAIDDSDAVGFVAIVRGDDPMGRYLTGLGLDVEAVYVRVAGETHLRVPSTVDVPDVSGASVRVDDKPVGKAAAAILAEYAEEGTVLAPRTIPHDAALHLESAGYELASTTTVRDARAVKDADEREAIEGVQRAATRGIERAASILADATVEDDALVWNDAPLSTERLRRQVNARLAIEGVDAVGATDVTAGTRGKAGEAVELAPGEPLVVSVTPRGPAGYRGALARTFVVDADGGWERRAHVACDAARDVALVEANVGADAGFLGSEIRAETAAFGFSMADEVTRDVGGGIGLAVREAPELDGDIELVAGNVLRIRAAITHDDHGRVELTDVLVVGDDGPQFVGDAPTGLDPSRW; the protein is encoded by the coding sequence GTGCCGTCCGGTCCCCGTGGCGGTTCGGCCATCGACGCCGCCATCGACGACAGCGATGCAGTCGGATTCGTCGCCATCGTTCGCGGTGACGACCCGATGGGCCGATATCTGACCGGCCTCGGACTCGACGTCGAGGCAGTGTACGTTCGCGTCGCCGGCGAGACGCATCTTCGCGTCCCGTCCACAGTCGATGTTCCCGACGTGTCGGGGGCGTCGGTCCGTGTGGACGACAAACCGGTTGGCAAAGCCGCGGCGGCGATTCTCGCCGAGTACGCCGAAGAGGGGACTGTGCTCGCGCCACGGACGATTCCGCACGACGCCGCACTCCACCTCGAATCGGCAGGCTACGAACTCGCGTCGACGACGACAGTTCGAGACGCACGCGCCGTGAAGGACGCCGACGAGCGTGAGGCTATCGAAGGCGTCCAACGGGCCGCCACGCGCGGTATCGAACGCGCCGCGTCGATACTGGCGGACGCGACAGTCGAAGACGATGCGCTCGTCTGGAACGATGCGCCCCTTTCGACCGAGCGCCTTCGCCGACAGGTGAACGCGAGGCTCGCAATCGAAGGCGTGGACGCCGTGGGAGCGACGGACGTGACGGCGGGCACACGCGGGAAAGCGGGCGAGGCAGTCGAACTCGCACCCGGCGAACCACTCGTCGTCTCGGTCACGCCGCGTGGCCCCGCAGGCTATCGAGGTGCCCTCGCGCGAACCTTCGTCGTCGACGCTGACGGTGGATGGGAACGCCGGGCCCACGTCGCGTGCGACGCCGCCCGCGACGTCGCACTCGTCGAGGCGAACGTCGGCGCAGACGCCGGGTTCCTCGGGAGTGAGATTCGCGCAGAGACGGCGGCGTTCGGGTTCTCGATGGCCGACGAAGTGACGAGAGACGTGGGCGGAGGCATCGGCCTCGCTGTCCGTGAAGCCCCCGAACTCGACGGCGATATCGAACTCGTCGCAGGAAACGTCCTCAGAATTCGCGCGGCTATCACACACGACGACCACGGACGAGTCGAACTGACCGACGTGCTCGTCGTCGGCGACGACGGGCCGCAGTTCGTCGGTGACGCGCCGACCGGTCTGGACCCGTCTCGCTGGTAG
- a CDS encoding DUF7533 family protein, producing MRLGILEMIGLGASLIFAIPIGVFGLTLLMDGRTAFGAGMVVLAVLMVALPKYLTTPQDIPMLAAEKVVGGVAKDPDEDE from the coding sequence ATGCGACTCGGAATCTTGGAAATGATTGGACTCGGGGCGTCACTCATCTTCGCGATACCTATCGGCGTCTTCGGTCTGACACTTCTGATGGACGGCCGAACCGCCTTCGGGGCAGGGATGGTCGTCCTCGCCGTGCTCATGGTCGCCCTCCCGAAGTACCTCACCACACCGCAGGACATTCCGATGCTCGCGGCTGAGAAAGTCGTCGGTGGCGTCGCGAAAGACCCAGACGAAGACGAGTAA